From a single Mus musculus strain C57BL/6J chromosome 12, GRCm38.p6 C57BL/6J genomic region:
- the Gm36375 gene encoding elastin-like gives MTGGGPLMTGIHPGGGPLMTGIHPGGGPLMTGIHPGGGPLMTGIHPGGGPLMTGIHPGGGPLMTGIHPGGGPLMTGIHPGGGPLMTGIHPEGGPLMTGIHPGGGPLMTGIHPGGGPLMTGIHPEGGPLMTGIHPGGGPLMTGIHPGGGPLMTGIHPGGGPLMTGIHPGGGPLMTGIHPGGGPLMTGIQLGGGPLMTGIHPEGGPLMTGIHPGGGPLMTGIHPEGGPLMTGIHPGGGPLMTGIHPGGGPLMTGIQLGGGPLMTGIHPGGGPLMTGIHPGGGPLMTGIHPGGGPLMTGIHPGGGPLMTGIQLGGGPLMTGIHPGGGPLMTGIHPGGGPLMTGIHPGGGPLMTGIHPGGGPLMTGIHPGGGPLMTGIHPEGGPLMTGIHPGGGPLMTGIHPGGGPLMTGIHPGGGPLMTGIPYQVLFIFHHTFLSSGHMDALQKCSRHIEMGIYRVGSCDVNITML, from the exons ATGACTGGAG GTGGTCCACTCATGACTGGCATCCACCCTGGAGGTGGTCCACTCATGACTGGCATCCACCCTGGAGGTGGTCCACTCATGACTGGCATCCACCCTGGAGGTGGTCCACTCATGACTGGCATCCACCCTGGAGGTGGTCCACTCATGACTGGCATTCACCCTGGAGGTGGTCCACTCATGACTGGCATTCACCCTGGAGGTGGTCCACTCATGACTGGCATTCACCCTGGAGGTGGTCCACTCATGACTGGCATTCACCCTGAAGGTGGTCCACTCATGACTGGCATTCACCCTGGAGGTGGTCCACTCATGACAGGCATTCACCCTGGAGGTGGTCCACTCATGACTGGCATTCACCCTGAAGGTGGTCCACTCATGACTGGCATTCACCCTGGAGGTGGTCCACTCATGACTGGCATTCACCCTGGAGGTGGTCCACTCATGACTGGCATTCACCCTGGAGGTGGTCCACTCATGACTGGCATTCACCCTGGAGGTGGTCCACTCATGACTGGCATTCACCCTGGAGGTGGTCCACTCATGACTGGCATTCAACTTGGAGGTGGTCCACTCATGACTGGCATTCACCCTGAAGGTGGTCCACTCATGACTGGCATTCACCCTGGAGGTGGTCCACTCATGACTGGCATTCACCCTGAAGGTGGTCCACTCATGACTGGCATTCACCCTGGAGGTGGTCCACTCATGACTGGCATTCACCCTGGAGGTGGTCCACTCATGACTGGCATTCAACTTGGAGGTGGTCCACTCATGACTGGCATTCACCCTGGAGGTGGTCCACTCATGACTGGCATTCACCCTGGAGGTGGTCCACTCATGACTGGCATTCACCCTGGAGGTGGTCCACTCATGACAGGCATTCACCCTGGAGGTGGTCCACTCATGACTGGCATTCAACTTGGAGGTGGTCCACTCATGACTGGCATTCACCCTGGAGGTGGTCCACTCATGACTGGCATTCACCCTGGAGGTGGTCCACTCATGACTGGCATTCACCCTGGAGGTGGTCCACTCATGACTGGCATTCACCCTGGAGGTGGTCCACTCATGACTGGCATTCACCCTGGAGGTGGTCCACTCATGACTGGCATTCACCCTGAAGGTGGTCCACTCATGACTGGCATTCACCCTGGAGGTGGTCCACTCATGACTGGCATTCACCCTGGAGGTGGTCCACTCATGACTGGTATTCACCCTGGAGGTGGTCCACTCATGACTGGCATTCCCTATCAGGTATTGTTCATTTTCCACCACACTTTCCTTAGTTCTGGGCACATGGATGCTCTCCAAAAATGCTCAAGACACATTGAAATGGGAATTTACAGAGTGGGCAGTTGTGACGTGAACATTACCATGCTCTAA